The Natrinema pellirubrum DSM 15624 region ACGACACGAAGACCGCCCGCGAACTCGTCCACCGCAAGGACCTCTCCGACGACCGCCGCGAGTCGATCCTCGCCGAGATCACCGAGGAGAACTATCGCCGCTCCTGCGAGGCGAAACTCGTCTTCGACAACTTCCTCGAGTTCGTCCGCGAGCTCAAGCACGCGAACGCGGTCGCGGACAGTTCCGACGTTTCGGCGTAAGCCTGTTCCGGTAGCGGCGGAACTGTTTTCTCAGTAGAACGCTCTACTAGTTCGCATGAGTACGTCGGTCAAAGTCACGGACCGAACGAAGTCGCGTCTCGAGGAGCTGCAGGCCGAAATCCGGCTCGAGACGGGGAAGAAGGTGACGCAGGAGGCGTTGCTCGAGCGACTCGTCACGGAGCCGTACGAGTCGAAAGCCGACGTGATCGACTCGTTCCGGGACGATTTCGAACCGCTCTCCGACGACGAAATCGAGCAGTGGTTGTCCGGCAGTTCGGACTGGGGTGTCGAAACGAACGAAGACGAGATCGATGCGGTACTGTACGGCGAATGAGCCTCCTCGTCGATACTGGTGTTTTCGTTGCCGTTCAAAACGAGCGGGACGAACACCACGAAGCAGCGACGAACGCGTTGAAAGCTGCGTTGACCGGTGAGTTTGGTACACTATATACGAACGATTACGTGTACGACGAAGCGGTGACGCTCACCCGAATGCGGACGGGCAGTCACCGCGAAGCACGGACTGTCGGCGATCGGATCGCCGGGCGCGGTCCGTTTCCCGATCGGATCAAGATGCTGTTCGTCTCCGACGACCGATTCGAGCAAACGGTCCGCGTTTTCGACCGTTACGACGACCATGACCTCAGCTTCACGGACGCGAGCCTCGTCGTGTTCGTCGAAAACAGTGATATCGATGTTGTTCTCAGTTTTGACGACGATTTCGACGGCCTCGTCGATCGAATCGATCCGACGATGATCAGCGACGGGTAACGGGACCGCTGTTCGAACTTCCTCGTTCGATTCAAAAGGCGGATCCGATTCGTCGGCTGCCGAACCGACTGGAGACCGATTAGTCGGCGGCGACTTCGACCTGCGCTTCGTCTGCCTTGCCGATGGCCTCGACGATGAGTTCGGCCACGTCGACGATCTCGATCTCGTCCTCGAAGTCGCCGGTCTTGCGGCCGTCCTCGTACATCGTCATACACATCGGACAGGCGACGACGAACTTCTCGATCCCGCTGCCGGCGTCGGTGTCCTCGAGCGCCTCTCGAATGCGTTCTTCGCTCGGCTTTGGCTCTTCCTCGAAGTCCATCCAGAGGCCACCGCCACCGCCGCCACAGCAGAAGGAGTTGCTGCGGTTCCGGGGCATCTCATCGAGCGTACAGCCGGTCGCCTTGATGAGTTCGCGCGGGGCCTCGTACTCGTCGTTGTACCGGCCCAGATGGCAGGGGTCGTGGTAGGTGACCGTGTAGTCGAGTTCGGTCCCGCTCAGGTCGAGTTTGCCCTCCTCGACGAGTTCCTCGACGGCCTGGGTCCAGTGGTAGACGTCGATCTCGCCGTCGTCGTTCCACTGCTCGTCGTACTCGAAGGGCATCATCGGATCGTCCGAGAACTCGTCGAAGTTGAGTTCCGGGTACTCGTTCTTGAACGTGTTGTAGGAGTGGGGGTCCGTACAGACGATCTTGTCGAACTCACAGTCCTCCCACGTCTCGACGTGGTGGCCGGCCAGTTCGACGTAGAGTAGTTCCTCGCCGACCCGTCGGATGTCGTTGCCGTCGAACTTCTCGTCGTCGAAGAGGATGCCGAAGCTGACGTCGGCCTCCTTCAGAATCGTCGCCAGCGAGCGGGCGACCTGCTTGTTGCGCTCGTCGTAGCTTGGGAAGTCGCCGACGTACCAGAGGTAGTCGACTTCCTCCTCGCGGGCGTCCGTGACGTCGAACTCGAGGTCCTCGGTCCAGTCGCCGCGATTGCGCGGTGAGTCGCCGAAGGTGTTGCCGTTCTGCATGACGTTCTGGAAGACGTCCTGCATGCTCGAGGAGACGTCGCCCTGATCGGTCTGTTGGCGGTTGAGTCGGGTAAAGCTCTTGAGGTGTTCGATCTCGACGGGGCAGGCGTCCATACAGGCCATACAGGCCATACAGGAGTCCATCGTC contains the following coding sequences:
- a CDS encoding type II toxin-antitoxin system VapC family toxin — encoded protein: MSLLVDTGVFVAVQNERDEHHEAATNALKAALTGEFGTLYTNDYVYDEAVTLTRMRTGSHREARTVGDRIAGRGPFPDRIKMLFVSDDRFEQTVRVFDRYDDHDLSFTDASLVVFVENSDIDVVLSFDDDFDGLVDRIDPTMISDG